One genomic window of Desmospora activa DSM 45169 includes the following:
- a CDS encoding DUF2626 family protein: MDRMFRVLGFWCLAIALMFLAGNMYILSGLFFLQTAFFYVMGYMRYTERTYMLIFGGYMTVAFIGIVYWSYFQVG; this comes from the coding sequence ATGGACCGCATGTTTCGCGTGTTGGGTTTTTGGTGTCTGGCCATCGCTTTGATGTTTCTGGCCGGTAACATGTATATCCTGTCCGGATTGTTTTTCCTACAAACCGCTTTTTTCTACGTAATGGGTTACATGCGTTACACAGAACGGACATATATGCTGATCTTCGGCGGCTATATGACCGTCGCCTTCATCGGCATCGTATACTGGTCTTATTTCCAAGTCGGCTGA
- a CDS encoding acetyl-CoA carboxylase biotin carboxyl carrier protein subunit, producing MKQVQAAMAGTVLRVLVQEGEQVEAGQDVVVLESMKMEVPMQAENGGTVQTLKVAVGDFVNEGQSLLELED from the coding sequence ATGAAACAAGTGCAAGCAGCGATGGCTGGAACCGTTTTACGCGTATTGGTGCAGGAAGGGGAGCAGGTAGAAGCAGGTCAGGATGTGGTTGTGCTGGAATCGATGAAAATGGAGGTGCCGATGCAAGCGGAAAACGGTGGTACTGTGCAAACATTGAAAGTGGCGGTGGGTGACTTTGTCAACGAAGGCCAATCCCTGTTGGAATTAGAGGATTGA
- a CDS encoding enoyl-CoA hydratase, translating into MNEVEWERREGISILTLSRPQVYNALNLPMLEELGRIVRELIHSKATRVVVITGSGEKAFCSGADLKERRGMSEEQVRRYIYTIRETFQAIARLPKPVIAAVNGVALGGGMELALACDLRIADEHAVFGLTETSLGIIPGAGGTQRLARLVGQAKAKELIFSARRITAAEALEMGMLNRVAKEETVMKTALEWAEMINQNAPLALAQAKFAIDYGLEVDLDTGLALETKAYEGLIPTKDRLEGLDAFREKRKPIYLGE; encoded by the coding sequence ATGAATGAGGTGGAATGGGAACGGCGGGAGGGGATTTCCATTCTTACGCTCAGCCGTCCACAGGTTTATAACGCCCTCAATCTGCCGATGTTGGAGGAATTGGGCCGGATTGTGCGGGAATTGATTCATTCCAAAGCGACACGGGTGGTGGTGATTACCGGTAGCGGAGAGAAAGCGTTTTGTTCTGGTGCCGACTTAAAAGAACGGCGTGGTATGAGCGAAGAGCAGGTGCGGCGCTACATTTATACCATTCGGGAGACGTTTCAAGCGATTGCACGCCTGCCGAAACCGGTGATCGCCGCTGTCAACGGCGTGGCCTTAGGCGGGGGGATGGAGTTGGCGCTGGCTTGCGATTTGCGCATTGCCGATGAACATGCCGTGTTCGGTTTGACGGAAACCTCCCTCGGGATCATTCCAGGAGCGGGTGGTACCCAGCGCCTGGCGCGCCTGGTGGGACAGGCAAAGGCGAAGGAGCTTATTTTTAGCGCGCGCCGGATTACGGCTGCGGAAGCGCTGGAGATGGGTATGCTCAACCGGGTGGCAAAAGAGGAAACCGTGATGAAGACAGCCCTGGAATGGGCGGAGATGATCAACCAAAACGCCCCTCTCGCTTTAGCGCAAGCCAAATTTGCCATCGATTACGGCTTGGAAGTTGATTTGGATACCGGACTTGCCCTGGAGACAAAAGCGTATGAAGGGTTGATCCCTACGAAGGATCGGTTGGAAGGGCTAGACGCATTTCGCGAGAAGCGCAAACCGATCTATCTCGGTGAATAA
- a CDS encoding RsfA family transcriptional regulator, producing MSLKRQDAWTPDDDLVLAEITLRHIREGSTQLNAFEEVAEKLGRTPAACGFRWNSLVRKKYEAAIQIAKSQRQKRNKEKSVTRGRKTEGDLNLGQDRLGSLDAIIRFLRQHKAEVAEMRKRQKELEKEMEEQEEEMKRLSSENEEMRGQLNHVQTDYRVVNDDYKALIQIMDRARKLALLDEEEENEMKAKFRMESNGNLERMDK from the coding sequence ATGTCCTTAAAAAGACAAGACGCCTGGACCCCTGACGATGACCTGGTTTTGGCGGAAATCACTCTCCGTCATATCCGGGAAGGAAGTACACAATTAAATGCGTTTGAGGAAGTGGCCGAAAAACTAGGGCGCACACCGGCCGCTTGTGGCTTTCGTTGGAACAGTTTAGTCCGGAAAAAATATGAAGCTGCGATCCAAATCGCAAAATCACAACGACAAAAGCGAAACAAGGAGAAAAGCGTTACCCGTGGTCGCAAGACAGAAGGAGATCTTAATCTGGGACAGGATCGACTCGGTTCCCTGGATGCCATTATACGTTTTCTGCGACAGCATAAGGCAGAAGTAGCCGAGATGCGAAAACGGCAAAAAGAACTGGAAAAGGAAATGGAAGAACAAGAAGAGGAAATGAAGCGGTTGTCCAGTGAAAACGAGGAAATGCGAGGACAGCTCAATCATGTTCAGACGGATTACCGCGTGGTCAACGATGATTATAAAGCCTTGATCCAGATTATGGATCGTGCCCGTAAGTTGGCGTTGCTGGATGAAGAGGAGGAAAACGAGATGAAAGCCAAGTTTCGGATGGAATCCAACGGCAACCTGGAACGGATGGATAAGTGA
- a CDS encoding enoyl-CoA hydratase/isomerase family protein, which yields MNTLRLTIKNKVGWIQFHRPEVRNAVNGKMMVELEQQLEMWKNDDNIRVLVLAGDEKAFVSGGDLTELHTLATAEEVYPVMSRMGQVLEKLHHWGKPTIAAVEGTAVGGGCEIVASCDFRLASAQASFGFIQSRLGITSGWGGGSRLLQQIPRDRALFWLMSGERFDAETAMRWGWVTQVFAPEVFKQEVQSFAEKLAQTALPVLRAYLQLSHLSSETDYTDWEARSCARLWESDEHREAVKQFLRRTGQLGGDD from the coding sequence ATGAACACCTTGCGCCTTACGATTAAAAACAAAGTGGGATGGATTCAATTTCACCGGCCGGAAGTGCGAAATGCAGTAAATGGAAAGATGATGGTGGAGTTAGAGCAACAGCTGGAGATGTGGAAGAATGATGATAATATTCGCGTATTGGTGTTGGCTGGGGATGAGAAGGCGTTTGTCTCAGGAGGAGATCTAACGGAACTTCACACCCTGGCAACGGCGGAGGAAGTGTATCCGGTGATGAGCCGTATGGGCCAGGTTTTAGAGAAGCTCCATCACTGGGGAAAGCCGACGATTGCTGCCGTAGAAGGGACGGCGGTGGGGGGTGGATGTGAAATTGTGGCCAGTTGCGATTTTCGCTTGGCTTCGGCGCAAGCCTCATTTGGATTTATTCAATCCCGGCTGGGGATCACATCTGGTTGGGGTGGGGGTTCCCGTTTATTGCAACAGATTCCGCGGGATCGGGCTCTTTTTTGGTTGATGAGCGGGGAACGATTTGATGCGGAAACGGCGATGCGGTGGGGCTGGGTAACACAAGTGTTTGCACCGGAAGTGTTTAAACAAGAGGTTCAATCCTTCGCTGAGAAGCTGGCTCAAACCGCTCTTCCCGTTTTGCGCGCCTACCTCCAGTTGTCCCACCTTTCTAGTGAAACGGATTATACCGATTGGGAGGCTCGCTCCTGTGCACGGCTGTGGGAGAGCGATGAACATAGGGAAGCGGTAAAACAATTTTTAAGGAGAACGGGTCAATTGGGTGGGGACGATTGA
- a CDS encoding biotin carboxylase N-terminal domain-containing protein: protein MRIQRLLIANRGEIARRIAHTARRRGPRRILVIPPFFWRSGSMLHVM, encoded by the coding sequence ATGCGAATTCAACGCTTGCTAATTGCCAACCGAGGAGAGATTGCACGTCGAATCGCCCATACCGCCCGTCGGCGCGGGCCCAGGCGTATTTTGGTGATTCCCCCCTTTTTCTGGAGAAGTGGATCGATGCTCCACGTCATGTGA
- the cysK gene encoding cysteine synthase A, which yields MERAGGKVTNLRRGHWVTDLVGSTPVVRINRLTGPEDATVYVKLEYFNPGGSVKDRTALSMIEAAEQAGKLKPGATIVEPTSGNTGIGLALVGSARGYRTILVMPDTMSGERIQILKAYGAEVVLSPGAERMPGAIRVAQEIMERTPGAVMPLQFENEANPAVHRQTTGPEIIAQMGDTLDAFVATAGTGGTITGTGEVLRAHYPDIHISVVEPKSSPVLAGGQPGSHKIPGTSPGFIPAILNRDIYDEILHVSDEDAARTTREMARREGVLVGPSSGASIWAALQVAHRLGPGKRVLCIAPDTGERYLSTDLFA from the coding sequence ATGGAGCGGGCCGGTGGAAAAGTAACAAATTTGCGCCGGGGACATTGGGTAACGGATTTGGTGGGGTCCACCCCGGTGGTGCGAATCAATCGCCTGACCGGCCCGGAAGATGCCACCGTCTATGTAAAGCTGGAGTATTTTAATCCCGGCGGTAGTGTAAAAGACCGTACCGCCTTAAGTATGATCGAGGCGGCGGAGCAAGCCGGAAAGTTGAAACCCGGAGCCACCATCGTCGAACCTACCAGCGGAAATACTGGCATTGGTTTGGCCCTAGTGGGAAGTGCGCGCGGATATCGCACCATCCTGGTGATGCCGGATACAATGAGCGGTGAGCGCATTCAAATTCTGAAGGCTTACGGGGCTGAAGTGGTTCTCTCTCCCGGAGCGGAGCGGATGCCGGGAGCAATTCGGGTGGCGCAGGAGATTATGGAGCGCACCCCTGGCGCAGTGATGCCGTTACAGTTTGAGAATGAAGCGAACCCTGCCGTACACCGCCAGACGACAGGACCGGAAATTATTGCCCAGATGGGTGATACACTGGATGCTTTTGTAGCGACGGCGGGAACCGGGGGAACGATTACCGGCACGGGAGAAGTGTTGCGCGCCCATTATCCTGATATTCATATCAGTGTGGTAGAGCCTAAAAGTTCTCCTGTATTGGCGGGAGGCCAACCCGGTTCACATAAAATTCCTGGTACAAGTCCAGGGTTTATCCCCGCTATTCTCAATCGCGATATTTATGATGAAATCTTACATGTCAGCGATGAGGATGCTGCTCGCACCACCAGGGAGATGGCGCGCAGGGAAGGCGTTTTAGTGGGGCCTTCCTCAGGGGCGTCCATATGGGCGGCATTACAGGTGGCCCATCGCCTCGGGCCGGGCAAACGGGTGCTTTGTATCGCACCGGATACCGGGGAACGTTATTTAAGCACGGATCTGTTTGCCTGA
- a CDS encoding hydroxymethylglutaryl-CoA lyase has product MTMVTIVEVGLRDGLQNEEAILPLEVKREIATGLMAAGLTELEITSFVHPRWIPQLADAEEFANTLSISEGVTTRALVPNRRGLERALHTPVDEIAVFLSVSETHNRQNINKSVKDTLLALREVTAEAKHRGKRVRGYLSTVFGCPFEGEVSLTQTALICTELLKMGVYEISLGDTIGVATPRQVQEILKSLTKEIPTAQLAGHFHDTRGTALTNAYVALEVGVTTLDSSFGGLGGCPYAPGASGNVATEDLVYMLEGMGEKTGVDLDALCWVSDRAGRYMGKALPSKVFNAWLATRRLKEEKSHE; this is encoded by the coding sequence ATGACGATGGTAACTATTGTAGAAGTGGGGTTGCGTGACGGTTTACAAAACGAGGAAGCTATCTTGCCCCTGGAGGTTAAACGAGAAATCGCTACCGGCTTGATGGCAGCCGGTTTAACGGAATTGGAAATCACTTCTTTTGTCCATCCGCGCTGGATTCCACAACTGGCGGATGCGGAGGAGTTCGCCAATACCCTTTCCATATCAGAAGGAGTGACCACCCGGGCGTTGGTACCCAATCGTCGAGGCTTAGAGCGAGCACTCCATACGCCTGTGGACGAGATTGCCGTCTTTTTGTCCGTCAGCGAGACGCACAATCGCCAAAATATCAATAAAAGTGTAAAGGACACTTTGCTGGCATTACGGGAAGTGACAGCGGAGGCAAAACATCGTGGAAAGCGTGTACGGGGCTACCTTTCCACTGTATTCGGCTGCCCTTTTGAAGGGGAAGTTTCCTTGACACAGACGGCATTGATTTGTACGGAGCTTTTAAAGATGGGGGTATATGAGATTTCATTGGGAGACACCATCGGAGTAGCGACGCCCCGACAAGTGCAAGAAATATTGAAATCCCTTACAAAGGAAATTCCTACTGCGCAGTTGGCGGGTCATTTCCACGATACACGCGGGACGGCTCTCACCAATGCGTATGTCGCGTTAGAAGTGGGTGTCACCACCCTGGACAGCTCCTTTGGCGGTCTGGGTGGGTGTCCCTATGCTCCCGGTGCCTCTGGCAATGTGGCGACGGAAGATCTGGTTTATATGCTGGAGGGAATGGGTGAAAAGACCGGTGTCGATCTGGATGCTTTGTGCTGGGTAAGCGACAGAGCTGGTCGATATATGGGAAAAGCGCTTCCCTCCAAGGTATTCAACGCTTGGTTGGCAACCCGTCGCTTAAAGGAGGAGAAATCCCATGAATGA
- a CDS encoding MFS transporter: protein MVFRNNLSLDTFIIAIWISALDICLIAPSLTVIAADLELPMRFVIWVIALHLAVFVLALPLMESSAAKAGKREWMFLSLFLFASGSFVAASANSWLPLIAGRVIQAVGAGGVVPVLAVEIRRITKIGKRWWRYAAYMALAAIMIVVPIISSTITWAFGWRGLFWLSMMAAVIVFLWGLRFFQGGTVRTPPYHNEGLIFFAGALLSAMMAVSQLDPTRGWPALIDPAFLPFAIVALGLLIPMMMVERQSDRPLFHPTWFLDLRLLNLFFIVALAGCTWVAIVLVPGRMAAVAEQLPGGGGIFLSVVAASAWLSIPLARWASDHWGYPGVLTFGFLATAAAYFTLALVQDVTALTLVLMVLGFGLGFTLTAPVHQLLFQIVPFKQMRNGLMVLAMFRAAGGALGLIAIGLFFYESAVFSDWVTTTEGLPELWERDYHVGMLTAAGVAVIGFVLSLLLPFSRKKEGDLDTD from the coding sequence GTGGTTTTTCGCAACAACCTGTCATTGGACACCTTTATTATCGCCATCTGGATCAGTGCATTGGATATCTGCCTAATCGCTCCCTCCTTAACGGTGATTGCGGCGGATCTGGAGCTACCCATGCGGTTTGTGATTTGGGTGATTGCACTCCATTTGGCGGTTTTTGTCCTAGCCTTGCCCTTGATGGAATCTTCCGCTGCCAAAGCGGGAAAAAGGGAGTGGATGTTTCTTTCCCTCTTTCTGTTCGCATCCGGTTCTTTTGTGGCCGCCAGTGCTAACTCCTGGTTACCGCTAATCGCCGGTCGTGTGATCCAAGCGGTAGGCGCTGGGGGAGTGGTGCCGGTTTTAGCGGTGGAAATCAGACGGATTACGAAGATCGGAAAACGATGGTGGCGGTATGCAGCCTATATGGCTTTAGCCGCGATTATGATCGTGGTGCCCATCATTTCCTCAACCATTACCTGGGCGTTCGGGTGGCGCGGGTTGTTTTGGTTGAGCATGATGGCTGCCGTGATCGTTTTTCTGTGGGGACTTCGTTTTTTTCAGGGTGGAACGGTTCGAACGCCTCCCTATCATAACGAAGGATTGATTTTTTTTGCAGGAGCTCTTTTATCAGCGATGATGGCTGTGTCGCAACTGGATCCCACCAGAGGATGGCCCGCCTTAATCGACCCTGCTTTTTTGCCCTTTGCCATTGTCGCCCTCGGGTTACTCATTCCAATGATGATGGTGGAGCGTCAGTCGGACCGTCCCTTGTTTCATCCGACCTGGTTTTTAGATTTGCGTCTGCTCAATCTGTTTTTTATAGTAGCTTTAGCCGGATGTACCTGGGTGGCGATCGTGCTGGTACCAGGCAGGATGGCGGCGGTGGCGGAGCAGTTGCCAGGCGGTGGCGGGATTTTTTTGTCCGTGGTCGCTGCGTCCGCGTGGTTGTCGATCCCCTTGGCTCGCTGGGCGTCTGACCATTGGGGCTATCCTGGGGTGTTGACCTTTGGTTTTCTCGCTACTGCTGCTGCTTATTTTACACTTGCGCTTGTACAGGATGTAACCGCTTTGACGCTGGTGTTGATGGTACTGGGGTTTGGGCTTGGATTTACATTGACAGCACCGGTGCACCAGCTTCTGTTTCAAATTGTCCCCTTTAAGCAGATGCGCAACGGACTCATGGTATTGGCGATGTTTCGCGCTGCTGGGGGCGCTTTAGGTTTGATCGCGATCGGCCTGTTCTTTTATGAGAGCGCCGTCTTCTCCGATTGGGTCACAACCACTGAGGGATTGCCGGAATTATGGGAGCGGGATTATCATGTGGGCATGCTGACGGCTGCGGGAGTTGCGGTGATTGGGTTTGTGTTGTCGTTGTTGTTGCCGTTTTCGAGAAAAAAAGAGGGAGATTTGGATACGGACTGA
- a CDS encoding rhodanese-like domain-containing protein encodes MEKKPYTDVKAVEISERYENEKANYVWVDVRTEEEYEAGHVPGSIHIPFDELDDRGVELERFREQALMLVCRSGRRSVVAAHTLHGQGFSRLYNLKGGMLEWSGPVEK; translated from the coding sequence ATGGAAAAGAAACCATACACCGATGTGAAAGCGGTAGAGATCAGTGAACGCTATGAGAATGAAAAAGCGAATTATGTATGGGTGGATGTGCGAACGGAGGAAGAGTATGAAGCCGGTCATGTGCCGGGATCGATCCATATTCCCTTCGATGAACTGGATGACCGGGGCGTGGAGTTAGAGCGATTTCGGGAACAGGCGTTGATGTTGGTTTGCCGCAGTGGTCGCCGTAGTGTAGTCGCTGCTCACACCTTGCATGGGCAAGGCTTCTCCCGCTTGTACAACCTCAAAGGAGGGATGTTGGAATGGAGCGGGCCGGTGGAAAAGTAA
- a CDS encoding class I SAM-dependent methyltransferase: MSDALRDVIRREIEQSPHRRIPFRRFMELALYHPRWGYYCREGVKIGREGDFFTSSSLGEVFGKTIGAWLGRLSKQWGSNQPWWLIEAGPGDGRLMQHVLAGLVECGESLPQGCGLVEISPWHRRLQAERLQASPVPVYWLETPEDLPKGGTIALLSNEFFDAFPVHRLIGSMEGIQEKYVSWKREQLVEVEGPVSDPACLRYLQTMDWPPLQEGMEAEIPLDAGRWYRRWTAGIDSGWIITIDYGGTTTRLVHNQQGTLRGYRRHQLVKNPLESPGETDLTADVHFSALQQWGMEGGWKTIFFDNQLSFLHQAGILDQIQPAFDANPFSAAAKQNRAIRQLALPGGMGEAFQVLIQVKGALSDPFEF; encoded by the coding sequence GTGTCGGATGCATTGCGGGATGTGATCCGTAGGGAGATCGAACAATCTCCCCATCGGCGGATCCCTTTTCGTCGTTTTATGGAACTGGCTTTGTATCATCCCCGTTGGGGCTATTACTGCCGTGAGGGCGTAAAGATTGGACGGGAAGGGGATTTTTTTACCAGTTCATCCCTGGGAGAAGTGTTTGGCAAAACGATCGGGGCATGGCTGGGGCGACTGAGTAAACAATGGGGATCCAATCAACCGTGGTGGTTGATAGAAGCGGGCCCGGGAGACGGTCGCTTGATGCAGCATGTGCTGGCGGGTTTAGTGGAATGTGGAGAGTCTTTGCCGCAAGGCTGCGGCTTGGTGGAAATCAGCCCCTGGCACCGCCGTCTGCAAGCAGAGCGCCTACAAGCATCCCCTGTGCCGGTATACTGGCTGGAAACACCGGAGGATTTGCCAAAGGGTGGAACGATCGCCTTGTTAAGCAATGAGTTTTTTGATGCCTTTCCGGTTCATCGCCTGATCGGATCAATGGAAGGCATCCAGGAAAAGTATGTTTCCTGGAAAAGAGAACAATTGGTAGAGGTGGAGGGGCCGGTATCGGATCCAGCATGCCTTCGTTATCTGCAAACGATGGATTGGCCACCGTTGCAAGAGGGAATGGAAGCGGAGATCCCGCTTGATGCCGGTCGATGGTACCGCCGTTGGACAGCTGGGATTGATTCCGGCTGGATCATTACAATCGACTACGGAGGAACGACAACGAGGCTTGTTCATAATCAGCAAGGGACCTTGCGTGGATACCGGCGCCATCAATTGGTGAAAAACCCCTTGGAATCTCCGGGCGAGACGGATCTGACTGCAGACGTTCACTTCTCCGCTTTGCAGCAATGGGGGATGGAGGGAGGGTGGAAGACGATTTTTTTTGACAACCAGCTCTCTTTTCTCCATCAAGCCGGTATACTAGACCAAATCCAACCGGCTTTCGATGCGAATCCATTTTCTGCGGCGGCCAAACAAAATCGTGCGATTCGACAATTGGCGCTCCCTGGAGGGATGGGGGAAGCGTTCCAGGTGTTGATACAGGTGAAAGGCGCTTTAAGTGATCCGTTTGAATTCTGA
- a CDS encoding N-acetyltransferase codes for METPTVERLKINYKTLEEFQKFREYGLQELSMLEDLEANMIENDSNSPFYGIYMDGNLIARISLYRIDGKYDRYFQPAQDYYELWKLEVLPQFREQDYGTALVEHAKSLGLPIKTNARCGSNDFWIKMGFQPVQYDPIRDRGENPYVWTPPGVSLQ; via the coding sequence TTGGAAACCCCCACTGTTGAGCGCTTGAAAATTAATTACAAGACATTAGAAGAATTTCAAAAGTTCCGGGAGTATGGCTTGCAGGAGCTGTCCATGTTGGAAGATTTAGAGGCCAATATGATTGAAAATGACAGCAATTCCCCTTTTTATGGGATCTACATGGATGGAAACCTGATCGCTCGCATCAGCCTGTATCGCATTGACGGCAAGTACGATCGTTATTTTCAGCCCGCTCAAGATTATTATGAGTTGTGGAAGCTAGAGGTATTGCCACAATTTCGGGAACAGGATTATGGAACAGCCTTGGTGGAGCATGCCAAAAGCTTAGGACTGCCGATCAAGACCAATGCCCGTTGCGGTTCAAACGATTTTTGGATCAAGATGGGATTCCAACCCGTTCAATACGATCCCATCCGGGATCGAGGAGAAAATCCCTATGTTTGGACCCCGCCCGGTGTTTCGCTGCAATAA
- a CDS encoding ketopantoate reductase family protein → MRVMIWGGGALGLLWTHRLRQWGAEPVLVVRRMQQRECIRQEGILLTDRQGGVHRGRVDVYTMEEKLPAVDWVWVMVKQTALDAVLDRLDSILNSRTEVWLWQNGWHPRWPLSGGAGAWWNVVTTEGALKINENQVQHTGEGLIWVGSLLAQPKKWPELERLPGLEQAIEYDDRIRDRIWTKLALNCVINPLTAIWRVPNGKLPAHKEFPLLAEGLIKEATAAAQIEGVKLSVAALSRQVRAVCKRTAANRSSMLQDVETGRITEIDYINGAIVRTGEKAGVEFPFNREMVKRVQHLTPF, encoded by the coding sequence ATGCGTGTCATGATCTGGGGAGGGGGAGCCCTCGGCTTATTATGGACCCACCGCTTGCGCCAATGGGGGGCGGAACCGGTTTTAGTGGTACGAAGGATGCAGCAGCGAGAGTGCATTCGACAAGAGGGAATACTTCTCACTGATCGCCAGGGTGGGGTCCATCGGGGTCGGGTGGACGTTTATACGATGGAGGAGAAGCTGCCAGCGGTGGATTGGGTATGGGTGATGGTAAAACAGACGGCATTGGATGCGGTGCTGGATCGCCTTGACTCGATCCTCAATTCCCGCACAGAAGTGTGGTTGTGGCAAAACGGCTGGCACCCCCGTTGGCCCCTGAGTGGCGGTGCGGGAGCATGGTGGAATGTTGTCACCACAGAAGGGGCATTAAAAATAAATGAAAATCAGGTCCAACACACCGGTGAGGGGTTAATCTGGGTTGGATCACTACTTGCGCAACCCAAAAAATGGCCGGAGCTGGAACGATTGCCCGGCTTGGAGCAAGCAATAGAGTACGATGACCGCATACGGGATCGGATTTGGACCAAGCTGGCGCTTAATTGTGTTATCAATCCGTTAACGGCCATTTGGCGTGTTCCCAACGGTAAATTACCGGCGCACAAGGAGTTCCCGCTGCTGGCGGAAGGGCTAATAAAAGAGGCGACAGCGGCGGCACAAATCGAAGGGGTGAAGCTCTCCGTTGCGGCGTTGTCACGGCAGGTGCGAGCGGTTTGTAAGCGGACGGCTGCTAACCGATCCTCGATGTTGCAAGATGTGGAAACGGGAAGAATAACAGAAATAGACTATATCAACGGTGCAATTGTACGAACGGGAGAAAAAGCCGGGGTAGAATTTCCATTCAATCGGGAGATGGTGAAACGGGTGCAACACTTGACGCCTTTCTAA
- a CDS encoding acyl-CoA carboxylase subunit beta, with protein sequence MEKLTPSLQERTATIKKGGAPKYHERLAAQNKLFVRRRLELLFDDDFQLEDGLFANHQDATLPADGVVTAIGKVNGQTVCVMANDSTVKAGSWGARTVEKIIRIQETAERLQVPLIYLVDSAGARITDQVEMFPGRRGAGRIFHNQVKLSGMIPQVCVLFGPSAAGGAYIPAFCDVVIMVEKNASMYLGSPRMAEMVIGEKVSLEEMGGARMHCSVSGCGDILASDEEEAIASARRYLTYFPPRFSEQPPLATARAPQADAKPISEIVPTNQNQPFNMMELIQSLVDEESFYEMKKLFAPELITGFARLDGRVIGIIANQSKVKGGVLFIDSADKAARFITLCDAFQIPLLFLADVPGFMIGTQTERAGMIRHGAKMIAAMSEATVPKISIVVRKAYGAGLYAMAGPSFEPDCCLALPTAQIAVMGPEAAVNAVYSNKIAELEGEEKMRFIQQKRAEYQQDIDIYRLASELIIDGIIAPDDLRLELSRRFTTYASKHVTFSQRRHPVYPV encoded by the coding sequence ATGGAGAAATTGACGCCATCATTGCAAGAGCGGACAGCGACGATCAAAAAAGGGGGAGCGCCCAAATATCACGAGCGCCTGGCCGCGCAAAACAAGCTGTTTGTGCGGAGGCGGCTGGAATTGTTGTTTGATGATGATTTTCAGCTGGAAGACGGATTGTTTGCCAACCACCAGGATGCGACACTGCCTGCGGATGGAGTGGTGACCGCCATCGGAAAAGTAAACGGGCAAACGGTATGCGTAATGGCCAATGATTCCACGGTAAAGGCGGGTTCTTGGGGTGCGCGCACGGTGGAGAAGATTATTCGCATCCAGGAGACAGCGGAGCGCCTGCAAGTACCGCTGATTTACTTGGTCGATTCTGCCGGGGCTCGCATTACGGATCAAGTGGAGATGTTTCCCGGACGCAGAGGGGCCGGACGGATCTTTCACAATCAGGTGAAGCTGTCGGGAATGATTCCGCAGGTGTGTGTGTTGTTTGGCCCATCTGCCGCCGGTGGGGCTTATATTCCCGCTTTTTGCGATGTGGTGATCATGGTAGAGAAAAACGCCAGCATGTATTTGGGCTCCCCACGGATGGCGGAGATGGTGATCGGCGAAAAAGTCTCCCTGGAAGAGATGGGAGGCGCACGGATGCATTGCAGCGTTAGCGGGTGTGGAGATATTCTCGCCAGCGATGAAGAGGAAGCGATCGCTTCCGCTCGCCGTTATCTCACCTATTTTCCCCCACGTTTTTCCGAGCAGCCGCCGCTAGCGACGGCACGGGCACCTCAAGCGGATGCTAAGCCTATTTCTGAGATTGTCCCCACCAATCAAAACCAACCGTTTAATATGATGGAATTGATTCAATCCTTGGTGGATGAGGAATCGTTTTATGAAATGAAAAAGCTGTTCGCCCCGGAATTGATCACCGGTTTTGCACGCCTGGATGGGCGCGTGATCGGCATCATCGCCAACCAATCCAAAGTGAAGGGTGGAGTGTTGTTTATCGATTCCGCCGATAAAGCGGCTCGTTTTATTACCTTGTGTGATGCCTTTCAGATTCCACTTCTCTTTTTGGCGGATGTGCCCGGTTTTATGATTGGAACACAGACAGAACGGGCGGGGATGATTCGTCACGGTGCTAAGATGATCGCTGCCATGTCCGAGGCGACGGTACCTAAGATTTCCATAGTAGTGCGCAAAGCATATGGTGCCGGACTGTATGCGATGGCAGGCCCCTCCTTTGAGCCGGATTGCTGCTTGGCTCTGCCGACGGCTCAGATTGCGGTGATGGGCCCGGAAGCGGCGGTCAATGCCGTTTACAGCAATAAGATCGCCGAGTTGGAAGGCGAGGAAAAAATGCGCTTTATTCAGCAGAAACGAGCAGAATATCAACAGGATATCGATATCTACCGCTTAGCGTCAGAGTTGATCATCGATGGCATCATTGCTCCTGATGATCTGCGTCTGGAACTGAGTAGACGGTTTACGACTTATGCCAGCAAACATGTCACCTTCAGCCAACGCCGCCATCCGGTTTACCCGGTTTAG